From Panthera uncia isolate 11264 chromosome X, Puncia_PCG_1.0, whole genome shotgun sequence, the proteins below share one genomic window:
- the LOC125931415 gene encoding 60S ribosomal protein L35-like — protein sequence MVQIKARDLRGKKEAVLQELEVLRVELSQLCVPEVTGSPASKLSKIRVVHKSVARVLTVINQAQKKNPGKLYEGENKHERNLKPKKQQQGWLRSLCNQGLSVSISETQTNSLPKPTSHCTFN from the coding sequence ATGGTCCAGATTAAGGCTCGAGACCTTCGCGGCAAGAAGGAGGCGGTGCTTCAAGAGCTGGAAGTCCTGAGGGTGGAGCTGTCCCAGCTGTGCGTCCCCGAAGTGACAGGCAGCCCAGCCTCCAAGCTCTCCAAGATCCGAGTTGTTCACAAATCCGTCGCCCGTGTTCTCACCGTCATCAACCAGGCTCAGAAAAAGAACCCCGGGAAACTCTACGAGGGTGAGAACAAGCATGAGCGGAACCTGAAGcccaagaagcagcagcaggggtGGCTACGCTCGCTGTGCAATCAAGGCCTGAGCGTCAGCATCAGTGAAACACAAACAAACTCACTCCCGAAACCAACTTCGCACTGCACGTTtaactag